The region TGACAATCACGCAGGCCGCTATCAAAGCCGGAAAAACCGTCGGAATTTTCCGCCCATCGGCAGATGACGTGGCCAAGTGGTCGCAGGCGGGCATCAGTTTCTATCTGCTGGCCAGCGATACGATGTTTCTGGGTGCAAGCGTTGCCGCTGGCGTCACCGCTGCGCGAGACGCTTAAGCGTCTTTTGGCGCAACGATCTTCGTCGCCATCGGAAAATGCGAATTGCCGCCTTCGAATGGCGGGAAGGTCTTGAAGTCTTCCCGCATGGCAATGCGCGCCGGGGACTGGAGTGCCGCCGTGAGTGCGGCCTGACTATCGAACATCACGCGGTTTCGCTGCATGTGATTGGCCCGCTCCCACGGCAGGAACCCGGTCCAGTCTACGCGAGACAGGATTTCGATACCGCGAATGCCGGGAAACTGGCGCATGACCTGCGGATGGTGAGCGATGTAGTGGTGCATCCAGATATTCAGGTCCTGCGCCGGGCCGGGATAGTGCACGACATAGGAACATGGGTTGCCATTTTTCGCGACGTCGAGCGTCGCATCATCGACTGGAAAATGCCGGACATACATAGCCTGCTGCGTTGCCTTGGCACCCTGGATGCTCGACAGTACACCCGGATCGGCCAGCGCTAGTAGATGTCCTGATGGTGCCATGGCATCTTCCAGCGCGAACAACTCGTCAAAGTAAAGCTGCATGCCGAAAACCGGCGCTTCTTCCTGCGGATTGAATAGGTCCTGAGCCGTCTCAGGCGTATAGATGTTCGCAGAGGTCAGCCCCGGCGTCAGTGCGACGACCTCCGCCACCGCCTCGATATCGGCCTTGCTCGCTACAAACTGGCTGTCATGCGGGTTCTCGAAAAAGGCGAGGTAGGCGAAACGCATGGGGAGGCTCCAATGTCAGGAAAGATAGTGTAGATTACGATCCGCGAATGGACGGCAATCAAAGGCGTCAGATCGTTCAGACGCAAAACATGTCACATCCGCTCGGCAGTGCGCAACCTATTTTAAGCTTAAATCTTTCCACTTGAATCCCGCTGAATTTTGCCTCACCATTCCAAACGATCCCTACGAAGAGCGATCACCGAGGACCATAAAAATGAATATTCGATCCGGCCCGGAAACGTCGCTGGTTACGAAAACAGAGGGAACTGCTTCATGACCATATCCGTCTTCCGCCGCGCAATCATGGGTATCGCGGTCACTGCCGCCGTCTCTGCTGCCAGTGCAGGCCTTGCATCTGCGGCCGCACTTGTGGCGGGTGCCTATCCCAGCAATCCGCCTTTCGAATACAAGAATGCCAGCGGCACCTTCGAAGGCTTCGAGGTCGATATCGCAGCCGAAGTCGCAAAGCGTCTCGACATGACACTGGAAGTCTCCGATTTCGGGTTCCAGGCGCTGTTTGCCGCCACCGCTTCGCGGCGCATCGATGTCGCGATATCATCGATTACCATCACTAGGGAACGCTTGGGAAGCCAGTCTTTCACGCAGCCCTATTACGACGCCGATATGGGTATCGCGACCCGCAAGGAAAGCAAGATTGCCACTCCCGAAGACTTGAAGGGCGCGGTGGTCGGCGTGCTGGCGGGTTCCACCGGCGATAAATGGGCGAAGGAAAACAAGGAAAAATACGGCATCAGCGATATCAAGAGCTACAACGCTCAACAGGATATGCTGATGGACATGTCGGCTGGCCGCGCGGACGCTGCCGTCAGCGACATTCCCGGCATGGAATACGCCTTCCTCAAGATGAAGGATCTTGCTGTCAAGGTGCGCATCAAGACCGGCGAGCAATATGGGCTGATGATGGCCAAGAACCATCCGCTTCTGGGAAAGGCCAATGATGCGATTACCGCGATGAAGAAGGACGGGACGCTGGCCGCCATTCACAAGAAGTGGTTCGGTAGCGAGCCTGCTGCCGGTTCGGCCTCTGCCGTCGAAATGCCCATACCGCAGCCTTGAGCATCACGACCCAATCCAAAAATCATCGATGCCGATCATGATCGGCATCATGCTGACGTCAATCGTACCATGACGGCTGCCTGATGTTGATCAGGCGCCCATTCCCATGTCTCGACCTCACGCGACAGCGCCTCGGGGTGGCATGTTTCAGAGGCTTACGGATATGACCATCCTCGACACCTTCTTCAACGCTGAAATCCTGGGCAGCGCGTTTCCGGCGTTGCTGCGGGGTCTGTTCAACACCTTTCTGCTGGGTCTTGCAGGCATCGGCCTTGGCATACCGGCAGGGCTGATCATCGGTCTCCTGCGGCTCTATGGGCCGAAGCCTGTGCGCTATCTGGCAGTGTTCTATATCGACATCTTCCGCGCAGCACCCATGCTGGTCGTGCTGATGCTGATCTACTTCGCCCTGCCATTCATCGGCATTCGCATGTCATCCTGGACCTGCGCGATCCTAGCTTTTGC is a window of Agrobacterium vaccinii DNA encoding:
- a CDS encoding ABC transporter substrate-binding protein — its product is MSVFRRAIMGIAVTAAVSAASAGLASAAALVAGAYPSNPPFEYKNASGTFEGFEVDIAAEVAKRLDMTLEVSDFGFQALFAATASRRIDVAISSITITRERLGSQSFTQPYYDADMGIATRKESKIATPEDLKGAVVGVLAGSTGDKWAKENKEKYGISDIKSYNAQQDMLMDMSAGRADAAVSDIPGMEYAFLKMKDLAVKVRIKTGEQYGLMMAKNHPLLGKANDAITAMKKDGTLAAIHKKWFGSEPAAGSASAVEMPIPQP